From one Prochlorococcus marinus CUG1433 genomic stretch:
- a CDS encoding SufE family protein: MENQRKYNNLSKLVEKLQKSEDPKRKYEYILWLGKKLKEPGSEILIEENKVKGCVSEVFVKANIKSGRLFWEGYSDALITKGLLAFLITGLNELTPNEVVKIDKKFIEETGLKASLTPSRSNGFLNILLKMQSQANDFL, translated from the coding sequence ATGGAAAATCAGAGAAAATACAATAATTTATCAAAATTAGTCGAGAAGTTGCAGAAATCAGAAGATCCAAAAAGAAAATATGAATACATTTTGTGGTTAGGCAAAAAATTGAAAGAGCCAGGTAGTGAAATCCTTATTGAAGAAAATAAAGTTAAGGGATGTGTTTCAGAAGTTTTTGTTAAGGCAAATATTAAAAGCGGTAGATTATTTTGGGAAGGATATTCTGATGCCTTAATAACCAAGGGTTTGTTAGCATTTTTAATTACTGGGTTAAATGAATTAACACCAAATGAGGTTGTTAAAATAGATAAGAAATTTATTGAAGAAACTGGTTTGAAAGCAAGCTTAACACCTTCACGTTCAAATGGTTTTTTAAACATATTATTGAAAATGCAGTCGCAAGCAAATGATTTTTTGTAG
- the bchI gene encoding magnesium chelatase ATPase subunit I — MPTTKKRRVFPFTAVIGQEEMKLALLLNVIDPRIGGVMIMGDRGTGKSTTIRALADLLPAIDVVKDDPYNSSLVDPDLQSKEVLEKITQGENLESIQKQVPMVDLPLGATEDRLCGTIDIEKALSEGVKAFEPGLLAKANRGLLYVDEVNLLDDHLVDVLLDSAASGWNTVEREGVSVRHPARFVLIGSGNPEEGELRPQLLDRFGMSVEVKTVRDAELRVQVVDQRTSFDDNPDEFSLSVEKQQDELQQKVIKAQEILNSVQMDDDLRLNISAICGELDVDGLRGDIVTNRSARAIAAFEGRTEVQEDDIARVISCSLRHRLRKDPLEQVDSGERVIQAFCKVFDLDEKENLSKFQLSAEA; from the coding sequence GTGCCTACAACAAAGAAAAGAAGAGTTTTTCCTTTTACAGCAGTAATTGGTCAAGAAGAAATGAAATTGGCCCTCTTGTTAAATGTTATTGATCCAAGAATTGGAGGAGTGATGATAATGGGTGATAGAGGGACTGGAAAGTCCACTACAATCAGAGCCTTAGCTGATTTGTTGCCTGCTATCGATGTTGTTAAAGATGATCCATATAATAGTTCTCTAGTCGATCCTGATTTACAAAGTAAAGAAGTTTTGGAAAAAATTACTCAAGGAGAAAATCTAGAGAGTATTCAAAAACAAGTACCTATGGTTGACTTGCCTTTAGGAGCTACTGAAGACAGGCTTTGTGGAACTATTGATATTGAGAAGGCCTTGAGTGAAGGTGTTAAGGCATTCGAACCTGGATTGTTGGCCAAAGCTAATAGGGGTTTACTATACGTTGATGAAGTGAATTTGCTTGATGATCATTTAGTTGATGTACTTTTAGATTCGGCTGCTTCCGGATGGAATACAGTTGAAAGGGAGGGGGTTTCAGTTCGACACCCTGCGAGGTTTGTCCTTATTGGTTCAGGCAATCCAGAAGAAGGTGAATTAAGGCCTCAACTATTGGATAGATTCGGAATGAGCGTTGAGGTTAAGACAGTTAGAGATGCTGAATTAAGAGTTCAAGTAGTTGATCAAAGAACTTCTTTTGACGATAACCCTGATGAGTTTTCTTTGAGTGTTGAAAAACAACAGGATGAACTTCAACAAAAGGTTATTAAAGCACAAGAAATTTTAAATTCTGTCCAAATGGACGATGACCTAAGATTGAATATCTCTGCAATCTGCGGAGAACTAGATGTTGATGGTTTACGTGGTGATATTGTTACAAATCGATCTGCAAGGGCAATTGCAGCATTTGAGGGCAGAACTGAAGTTCAAGAAGATGATATAGCAAGGGTTATTTCTTGTTCTTTGAGACATAGGCTAAGAAAAGATCCTTTAGAACAAGTAGATTCAGGTGAAAGAGTTATTCAAGCTTTTTGTAAAGTTTTTGATTTAGATGAAAAAGAAAATCTTTCAAAGTTTCAATTGTCTGCAGAAGCTTAA
- the ruvC gene encoding crossover junction endodeoxyribonuclease RuvC produces the protein MRIIGIDPGLARVGYGVIEIENEKKTLLDCGVIETAKENKEEDRLYEIFKDLNELINHWNPNLAAVEKFFFYRSSTTISVVQARGVIMMVLASKKISISEYSPAQIKLTIAGSGKASKGEVLDGVMNALELKKAPKPDDSADALAIALTKLNEEGFN, from the coding sequence GTGAGAATAATTGGAATTGATCCTGGATTAGCAAGAGTTGGTTATGGAGTTATTGAAATAGAAAATGAAAAAAAAACATTATTAGATTGTGGCGTTATTGAGACAGCTAAAGAAAATAAAGAAGAAGATAGACTCTATGAGATATTCAAAGATCTTAATGAATTAATTAATCATTGGAATCCCAATTTAGCTGCTGTAGAAAAATTTTTCTTTTATAGATCAAGTACTACTATTAGTGTGGTGCAAGCTAGGGGCGTGATTATGATGGTCTTGGCTTCAAAAAAAATTAGTATTAGTGAATATTCCCCTGCTCAGATAAAGTTAACAATTGCCGGGTCTGGAAAGGCATCTAAAGGAGAAGTTTTAGATGGTGTGATGAATGCCTTAGAACTTAAAAAAGCCCCAAAACCTGATGATTCTGCAGATGCATTGGCCATAGCACTCACAAAACTAAATGAAGAAGGCTTTAACTGA
- a CDS encoding homoserine dehydrogenase → MRKCKIGIVGFGTVGSGIYKILSSEFDSHPILKEIEIAKIAVKDLNKKRDIVLDDNLLTDDPFKLIDDPSIDVIVEVMGGVDLAKDIILKSLKLGKSVVTANKAVIARYGEEIYKTASKEGVYILSEAAVCGGIPIIEPLKRSLKSNSIKKMVGIINGTTNFILSKMTNEKADYKETLKLAQSLGFAEFDPTADVEGHDAADKISILSELAFGGKIKREEIHSEGISKINLKDIEYANKLGFEIKLLALSERRQINSNDSLALNIWVGPSLIPKSHPLATVKGVNNALLIEADPLGEIMLYGPGAGSGPTAASVVSDILNLHAASVKNNLIDPLLSFDFWRDCHIIESSQINKKNYLRIICLDSPGVIGKIGDIFGKNNVSIESIVQLDATEDKAEIVVITHEVNNGDFEKSKDEINSLNEVKIIASQLSCI, encoded by the coding sequence ATGAGAAAATGCAAAATTGGGATTGTGGGTTTTGGAACTGTAGGTTCAGGGATTTATAAAATATTAAGTTCTGAATTTGACTCACATCCAATTCTAAAAGAAATAGAAATTGCAAAAATAGCAGTTAAAGATCTTAATAAAAAAAGGGATATAGTACTAGATGATAATTTATTAACTGATGACCCATTTAAATTAATTGATGACCCCTCTATAGATGTAATTGTTGAAGTAATGGGTGGGGTTGATTTAGCGAAAGATATTATTCTGAAATCATTAAAATTAGGTAAATCTGTTGTTACAGCAAATAAAGCAGTCATTGCAAGATATGGAGAAGAAATATACAAAACTGCATCTAAAGAAGGAGTTTATATATTGTCAGAGGCGGCAGTTTGCGGAGGAATTCCCATAATTGAACCTTTAAAAAGATCATTAAAAAGTAACAGCATAAAAAAAATGGTTGGGATAATAAATGGCACAACTAATTTTATTCTTTCAAAGATGACAAATGAAAAGGCTGATTATAAGGAGACCTTAAAATTGGCCCAAAGCCTTGGTTTTGCAGAATTTGATCCAACTGCAGATGTTGAGGGTCATGATGCTGCTGATAAGATTTCAATTCTTAGTGAACTTGCATTTGGAGGGAAAATCAAAAGAGAAGAGATACATTCTGAGGGCATTAGTAAAATTAATCTCAAGGATATCGAATATGCCAACAAATTAGGATTTGAAATAAAACTTTTAGCGCTCTCCGAAAGGAGACAAATAAATAGTAATGATTCACTTGCTTTGAATATTTGGGTAGGCCCTTCCTTGATTCCAAAATCCCATCCATTGGCAACAGTTAAGGGAGTTAACAATGCTTTATTGATAGAGGCTGATCCACTTGGAGAGATCATGTTGTATGGTCCAGGTGCAGGGAGTGGCCCAACTGCTGCATCAGTAGTTTCAGATATATTAAATCTGCATGCTGCTTCAGTAAAAAATAATTTAATTGATCCACTACTATCTTTTGATTTCTGGAGAGACTGTCATATCATAGAATCTTCACAAATAAATAAAAAAAATTACCTTAGGATTATTTGTCTTGATAGTCCTGGTGTAATAGGAAAGATTGGAGATATTTTTGGAAAGAATAATGTATCTATCGAATCAATCGTGCAACTAGATGCAACTGAGGACAAAGCTGAAATTGTCGTTATTACTCATGAGGTAAATAATGGAGATTTTGAGAAATCGAAAGATGAAATAAATTCGCTAAATGAAGTTAAAATTATTGCAAGTCAATTAAGTTGTATTTAA
- a CDS encoding 5-formyltetrahydrofolate cyclo-ligase has protein sequence MTISEKKKLERDLFRKLRDKSSINQRENVEKNVKKYVDSIVKEDKNIGYLAIYWPLKKEVDIRSLKENFTLALPRCKDKKELLFYPWDENPLTKDSEGILSPNNSSPLSHLQISMILVPCLSVDKNLTRLGYGGGYFDKLRRDNDWRSVPCIGVLTSNCVSTISLTKAEWDVPLSGFITEKEIFV, from the coding sequence ATGACTATTTCTGAGAAAAAGAAATTAGAGAGGGATTTATTTAGAAAACTTAGAGATAAGAGTTCCATTAATCAAAGGGAAAATGTAGAAAAGAATGTAAAAAAATATGTTGATTCAATTGTGAAGGAAGATAAAAATATTGGTTACTTGGCAATATATTGGCCTTTAAAAAAGGAAGTAGATATAAGAAGTCTCAAAGAAAATTTTACTCTAGCTTTGCCTAGATGTAAGGATAAAAAAGAGTTATTATTTTACCCATGGGATGAAAATCCTCTTACCAAAGATTCTGAGGGGATACTAAGTCCAAATAACTCTTCCCCATTAAGTCATTTGCAGATAAGCATGATACTAGTACCATGCCTTTCCGTTGATAAAAATTTAACAAGATTAGGTTATGGGGGAGGTTATTTTGATAAATTAAGGAGAGATAATGATTGGAGAAGTGTTCCATGCATTGGAGTATTAACTTCTAATTGTGTAAGCACGATTTCATTAACCAAAGCTGAGTGGGATGTTCCTTTATCGGGCTTTATCACAGAAAAAGAAATATTTGTATAA